Genomic segment of Panicum virgatum strain AP13 chromosome 9N, P.virgatum_v5, whole genome shotgun sequence:
ACTTGCTCCGATGGTTCACGTGGCTCGAGCCACATGCTAATTAGCTGCGCCAGCCGGCCGCACCTGAGTGTGCATGTAGCCAGCAGCCGGCAGCACCGTGCGCATGTTGCAGCAACATCATGATTTCAGTCATTTGAAAACTGCTATTTCAGATCAGCAATAAATATATTTTGCTAATATTTTTACCTTGGAACAAAAGAGCTTTCTTACAAGATGTTAATTATGATATAACTTGTACAGAAGAAACTGTATAATCTCATACCATCCAAGGATTGGAATTGCATTTAACATTCAGAAAAGAACACACGAGTGCTAATTCATCATCGTCCAACAATCAGAACCCTCTCAGTGAGACATGCTACTGGCTTCACCACATTTGGAGTCTTGAGCTTCTGCTTTGGACGCTCATTATAAGAACTACCAGATCTGCTACAGAAATCCAAGCCAAAAGTCTGAAAGATTATAGCATGATTGAGTTAAAATGAACAGAAAACAACTGATTAAACCTTGGATCAAAAATGACTGGAAATGAAATTTGCAACCATGTCAATTTCCAGTATCTTTTAAACTTCCTCTGCATATACTGGATTGTCTCAAGGAGGTCATCATTCACTTGGGGATTATCCATGGCAACCTTAACTTCCCAAATCTCATGAAAATATAGATTTGCTGTTGGATAATGTGATCCCGAGATGACCATGGTTGCATCATAGAAAGTTTTCAGGAATACGCAAACCATTCGTGCATTTTCCCACTCTTCAACCGATGGTGCATGGGTATACTCCTGATCTTGTTGAGCAAGTGACTCGAAAGCTCTCTTCAATTGCAAGCAACAGTTAAGCATAAGATATGTAGCATTCCACCGGGTAGGTGTATCAAGGTTAGGACGCTTATCATATTCTATACCTAGCAGCTGAATGATCTCTTCAAATTTTTGCTTCCGTGATGTAGATCCTTCTATGAACTTAACACTTTCGCGAATCTTGTGCACAATTGGATTGATAATCTCAAACCCTGCTTTGCATATCAAGTTGAGAACGTGGGCAGCGCATCGGTGATGAAATAACTTTCCTTTCCCACATAGCTTTTGTTTCTCTAGCAGGTTACTTCTCAACAGCTTGACCATTGCATTATTATTGCTTGCATTGTCTAAGGTTATTGCAAACAACTTATCTTCAATGTTCCATTCTTGAATGAACTCGAGGACTTCATTGAACATTGCAACACCTGTGTGTGGTGTTTTCATAAAAGCGAACTTGACGATCCTCTTGTGAATCTTCCAATCATCATCCAAAAAGTGACATGTGATGCAAATATATCCAATTGTCTGGTTGGACGTCCACATGTCCATTGTCAAAGAAACTCGACTTTTGTTACTTTTAAGAACATCTTGAAGTACTGTTTTTTGCTCTTGTTACTTTTAAGAACATCTTGAAGTACTGTTTTTTGCTCTTCAAAAACTTTCAAACAATCAACCGAAATGGTCCTCCTTGAAATCATTCTGAAGACAGGGTTGAGGCTGGAGACAAACCTTCGAAAGCCTTCATAGTCAACAATGGATAGTGGTAGCCCGTGAAGTGAGATCATCCGGGTTAACTCTTTCCTAGACACTTCTTGACTGAACCTCCAGTTGTCCAAAGAAACTCCTTCAGGAGACATGACAGCTGACCTAAGCTGACGGGCCATATTTGTCACACTTTTTCTAACCTTGCATCTCTTCAAATAAGTGCTCATAGCGCTGGTTTCTGCACCTCGCTTGGCGCTGATTTCAGAATTACAGTGTTTACATTGACCTTTTGTAACAATACCACCCACACGGATTTTGCAAAACTCATTCCAAACTTTGGATCTGAATTGCCAATTTTCCTCACCAAGTAAGAAACTACTAACCATTGTTAGTTCAATTCGACCATCAACACATCCAGCCCTATCTTCATCCATCTCATCCTCCCAACCATCTCCAAAGTCCTCATTCTCCCAACCATCACCGAAGTCCCGATCCTCCGAACCGTCGCCCATGTTCTGATCCTCGCCATCACCAATGCCCTGGTTGTTCTCTCCATCACCAAGAAGCTCATTATCATCATTTGGCTGTACTGCATTGCTTGACTGAATTTGTTCAACTTCCGGAGCATTGTTATTGAGGTCTACTCCTTCAACTACTTCAACTAGTGGAGCATTGGTTGCCTGAGGCGTTCTCTTTCACTTTCTACCACTTGAGTGTCCTTCTCCAACTCCTTGAAGGTGTGGCACATCCATCATCCTATCCACTTCCACCTTCTTGCAGCAAGTTAAAAAGATTAATCAATTATCATGGCTAATAGTAGGAATTGATGTCTGCTGGTACAAATAGGGAAAAAATCAAAGCTGTAATACATTTGACCTATATCAACTCAGCTAAGGTACAAATAGGAAAAAATCAAAGCTGTAATGCATCTCTACaagtagaaaaaaataaaagctgTAATGCATCTATGTAATATGTTCAGATGAGGTTTGCTATTGGGCTGATGGTTATATTCTGAGGGCAGGTGAAAGATGGCATCAGAGAATCAGTACACTTTTGTAACTCCAAATAATATTTATTCTCAAGTATCTCTCTCTAGAACTGCTGCAGGCAGGGAAGTCAAATTCGCCCAAACAAAAATCAGGCGACAGACAAATAGACCACAACGAGTTCAGTACCAATAGAGCTTCACAATCGGTCAATTGCAACCATTAACTGCAAGCTGCCGGTTCTATCAGGCGAGCATGTCCAAGAAGCAAGCAATGATAGTATTTGAGCTCACTGAAAATAATTGTTCAATGACAGCCATCAGGTTGGCGCATTGAGAACAGATAAAATCAAAGCATTGATAGTTCAGATaagtgcaacaaaaaaaaactttacagCACAATAATGGTAAATAGAGATACAAGTTTGTCCCCTCTAGTAACCAAGAATGCTAGCTACACGCCTATACCATTATACCTTATAGAGTTCTCTCAAAAAATGAGGCAGACAACTAGGTTTTGTTGTCTAACTCCATGAGAAAACTAGCAAGTCGAGAATTCCATTGAAACAAAGAAATGAAGGATCTGACCTTGTGCTTCTTGGCATCCAACACCTTGACGGCCACACCGGCGTCTCCGGCAGGCTGCTGCTCCCGGAGCAGCCTCTGCTCGAGCTGCAGCTGTGGTAGCAGGTGGATGATAGCTCGCTCGACTAAGGCCTTGAAGGCCGGTCGCCAGATCTGCTTGGTAGTGTGCTTTGGAGGCGCACGTAGAGATCTGACACAAGAAGATTGGCTCATTACGGCATTATCTAGATGCGGAAGGGAGgtggagtgagagagagagagcccgaAGACGACGGCATTACCTGTGGAAGGGAGGGAGAGACCGAGAGAGCCTGAGGACGAGATGAGCGGCGGCAGATCTTGGAGACGAGCGCCACGCCGGCCCGTCGTAGTGGCGGCGGTCCTGAACAGAggctcctggcggcggcggcggcccacctGGCGCCGCAGGTGGGGAGCGGCGGTGTTGCGGCTAGCAGGCGGCAAGCGGCTTTCGCCGGGGTCGTGCGAGGCAAGCTGCCGTCACCAGCGTCGCGACTCGCGCGATGGCGCGCTGTGCCCcctgcggtggtggcggcggcagggtgGGTCGAACCGGTTGACCCTATGGTGCGAGATAATCCGATCCAGCGACCCATACCAGTTTGATGGTTTCCAAATGGAGCCCATTAGGATTAGTTTGGTGGACCGGTTCGGCGACCCGACGGTTCGACCCGCCCCACCCCATCAATACGTAAGATAAGAGTTCGTCTCTTTAAGATCTGGCTCTTAAAATATAAGGTCCTTTTACCACCCCTACATCTATAAGCACACATGGAGTGAAGCTCAGGCAATTCCTTGAGCCGGTATTGAAAAGCAGACAACTTCACAAGAATTTAAGTACCAGTACTACATCACCATCTCTCCATTAATTTCATCACAAGATCTTATCTAAGCAGTAACCACAGCCATCTGTGCTTGCGCACCATCCCCTTCACGCCAAATCAACATGACTGGCTGACCCAAGAGGAAGAGGCCAGGAGAACAGGGAGAACATCGATCACGCATGGGAACCAGTAATCTTCCTTCTCCATTAAGCCGGACCTCGACGTGGGCAGACACCTGTCCCTGTCAGACCAACCGCCCCTTGCCACTCCAACCACCTACCCGCCATATCGGATCTCCAACCAGGTCGTCACCACTCACCGGTCACCACACGCTGCACACACACTTTGATCTCATCCCTACGTATCTGTACACACGCCTCTACTGTACTCTACTGTGCTGTACGTACGTGTCCCAGTACACGTGTGCGCGGCACATTGTCGCACGCGCGCGGGTGACGTCATCCTCGGCTTCGTGCGTGCTCGATCACGCCGCGGCGACGCGCTTCATCAGCTCCGGCGGCGCCTGCTGGTACGGCGCCCAcgcctgcgccggcggcggcgccagcgcgaCTGCCCGCCGGGGAGTAGTCCACGCCTTCGACTCCAGCAGCGCTGGCATCGGCGGGGCGGCTGGCTCTGTCTCTGTTACCGGCTCGACCAGCGGGCGGTCCTCGGAGAGGCGCCACACCTTGACCGACCCGTCGAGGCTGCCGCTGTACACCACgaaccgccgctcgccgccgtagCAGCCCTCGTCGTCCTTCGCGGCGGCCACCGCGACGCACTTCACGGGGCCCGTGTGCCCGGCGAGCACGGCGAGGCGGGCGTGCCGGGAccggccgtcgtcgtcgtcgcgacGCCACACGCAGACCGTCCGGTCGGCGGACCCGCTCGCGACGACGCGCCCGGACACGGCGAGGCACATCACGGCCATCCGGTGGCCCACCAGGACGCCGTCGAGCCTCGGCTCGCCGTCGAGGCCCCACCGCCAGCACGCGACCAGCCCGTCTGAGGTCCCCACGTACACGGCGCGGGCCTCGGGGCACACGGCGACCGCGGTCACCGCGCCCTCGCCCTCCCAGAGCACCCTCTCCAGGACGTGCCTCGTCcggtcaccgccggcgaccatcTCCCGGCGCCAGACCTTGACGGTGCCGTCGGCGGAGCCGGTGAAGACGAGGCCGTCGAACCCCGCCGCGGCGACCGTGTTGACGGCGTCGTCGTGCGCGGGCACGGACTCGAGGCAGCGCGAGTCCGCGAGGCGCCACACCTTGAAGGTCCGGTCCCAGGAGCCGGAGTAGAGCAGCCCCGCGGGCTCGTCGAGGCTGAGGCACGACACGGCGTCCGCGTGCCGGAGCCagaccgcgcggcggcggcggcggcgcggcgcctggAGGGCGACGTAGCTGGACGGGTTGACGGAGCTGACCAGGTAGTCCCCGAGCGGCGGGAGCGAGCCGACCCGGCGGTGCacggcggggtcggcggcgtCGGAGCGCCACACCCGGACCTTGCCGTCCTGGTGGCCCGTGAAGATGCGGCCGTCGGCGGCCACGACGATGGCCTTGACGAGGCCGCTCCCGGTGCGGAACCCGGCCAGCTC
This window contains:
- the LOC120693182 gene encoding protein JINGUBANG-like, with the translated sequence MGGHSKKLIHFLHADPAPGSALSSPRSFSSNDSSVSDDDGYNSSPSSFPASAASSPSRCSPPKSPWAATTHPPGLCGAPAATGLIASLVKEDGKVYSLAAAGDVLYTGTDSENMRVWRGRRELAGFRTGSGLVKAIVVAADGRIFTGHQDGKVRVWRSDAADPAVHRRVGSLPPLGDYLVSSVNPSSYVALQAPRRRRRRAVWLRHADAVSCLSLDEPAGLLYSGSWDRTFKVWRLADSRCLESVPAHDDAVNTVAAAGFDGLVFTGSADGTVKVWRREMVAGGDRTRHVLERVLWEGEGAVTAVAVCPEARAVYVGTSDGLVACWRWGLDGEPRLDGVLVGHRMAVMCLAVSGRVVASGSADRTVCVWRRDDDDGRSRHARLAVLAGHTGPVKCVAVAAAKDDEGCYGGERRFVVYSGSLDGSVKVWRLSEDRPLVEPVTETEPAAPPMPALLESKAWTTPRRAVALAPPPAQAWAPYQQAPPELMKRVAAA